The proteins below come from a single Chrysoperla carnea chromosome 1, inChrCarn1.1, whole genome shotgun sequence genomic window:
- the LOC123293575 gene encoding ornithine decarboxylase 1-like yields the protein MNSVYSVTNMRKAIQLIIDKFEEDEAFHLINIDDIVNKYEEFQEVLPQVLPFYAVKCNNNIMILKVLVALGCGFDCATKNEIQTMLSLGVSPDKIVYSHPIKQESHLQYAASVNVDMMAVDCISELHKIKKIYPTAKLVLRISYDDESCNHKFGDKFGCDPDNEAFELLCVAKSLKLNVIGVSFHVGSGCNNCNAYRHAIEMAQKVFALGKTIGFNMVLLDIGGGFPGANQIDFHKIGRVVNDAIQTYFPCENVQIIAEPGRYFVESAVTIACRIVSMKNRNEKISYYLNDGRCGSFSFLNFAYEPFELKILKDLVDPEMHPSTIYGPTCWGEDIVDKSIYLPQLQINDWLYLEKFGAYKQVVFTTFNGFSMPKMYAICSTAKWNLFKTDFPNSVNKIHEHGGTCMIINNN from the exons ATGAATTCTGTTTATTCTGTGACCAATATGCGAAAAgcaatacaattaattattgataaattcgAAGAGGATGAAGCATTCCATTTAATCAACATAGAcgatattgttaataaatatgaaGAATTTCAAGAAGTTTTACCTCAAGTTCTTCCATTTTAtg ccGTAAAAtgcaacaataatataatgatattaaaagttttggtaGCCTTGGGTTGCGGATTCGATTGcgctacaaaaaatgaaattcaaactATGTTATCGTTAGGTGTTTCACccgataaaattgtttattcacATCCAATTAAACAAGAATCACATCTTCAATATGCTGCCTCGGTGAATGTGGATATGATGGCAGTTGATTGTATATCTGagttgcataaaattaaaaaaatatatccaacTGCAAAATTAGTATTACGAATCAGTTACGATGACGAATCTTGTAATCATAAATTTGGTGATAAATTTGGCTGTGATCCTGACAATG AAGCATTTGAATTACTGTGTGTTGCAAAATCGTTGAAATTGAACGTTATTGGAGTATCATTTCATGTAGGATCAGGTTGTAACAATTGTAATGCGTATAGGCATGCAATAGAAATGGCCCAAAAAGTGTTCGCATTAGGAAAAACAATTGGATTTAATATGGTCCTATTGGATATTGGAGGTGGTTTTCCTGGAGCTAACCAaatagattttcataaaattggaaGAGTTGTTAATGATGCTATCCAAACATATTTCCCATGTGAAAATGTACAAATTATAGCAGAACCTGGTCGATATTTCGTTGAATCGGCTGTAACTATTGCGTGTCGGATTGTTTCGATGAAAAACCGAAATGAAAAGATTTCATACTATTTAAATGATGGACGATgtggatcattttcatttttaaactttgcCTATGAaccatttgaattaaaaattttaaaa gATTTGGTAGATCCAGAAATGCATCCATCAACGATTTACGGACCAACTTGTTGGGGTGAAGATATCGTTgataaatcaatatatttaccACAGTTACAAATTAATGACTGgctatatttggaaaaattcggCGCTTACAAACAAGTAGTATTTACGACTTTTAATGGTTTTTCAATGCCAAAAATGTATGCAATTTGTAGTACAGCCAAATGGAATCTTTTCAAAACAGATTTTCCGaattctgtaaataaaattcatgaacATGGTGGTACCTGCatgattatcaataataattaa